TTCAATAGATACAAAGAGAATGAATCCTCTCTATAAGAAATACGTTACACAAACTAAAAGGTGTAAGGCACATGATGAAAAGAACGAAGCTCACGTTGGTGACAAAGTTCTCATCGTTGAATGCAGTCCAATCAGCAAAGATAAATGCTGGAGACTTGCAGAAATCATCGAAAGGGCTAAATAGGCTAAAGGAGTTATACAATGCTGCAGATGCAATCAAAATTGACTGTTGCCGATAACTCCGGAGCTAAAATAGTTCAGGTTATCAAAGTTCTCGGCGGTACTCACCGTCGTTATGCTGGAATCGGTGATGTTGTTGTTGTAGCAGTTAAGGAAGCACTTCCTACTTCTACAATAAAAGAAGGTACAGTTGAAAAAGCTGTAATCGTCCGTGTATCTAAAGAATACCGTCGCCCTGATGGAACATATATTCGCTTTGACGATAATGCTTGCGTTATCGTTGATGCTGATAAAAATCCAAAAGGAAAACGTATATTTGGACCTGTTGCCCGCGAACTTCGCGATATGGATTTTATGAAAATCGTATCACTTGCTCCGGAAGTACTGTAAGGAGACTCAATTATGGAAAAGAAATTTAGAATCCGTAAAGACGATACCGTACAGGTAATCGCTGGAAAAGATAAGGGTAAACGCGGAACTGTTGTTCGTGTAGTTGCTAAAAAAGATGCCGTAATCGTTTCAGGCGTAAATATGGTAAAAAAAGCAATGAAAAAGCGCAGTCAGCAGGATCAGGGTGGAATCGCAGAGATTGAAGCACCAATCAATATTTCTAATGTTGCAATGGTTTGCAAAAAATGCGGTCCTACTAAGATTGGATATAAAATTGACGGCGACAAGAAAATTCGTGTTTGCCGTAAGTGTGGAGAAGCACTGTAATGGATAAGTACGTACCACGGCTTAAGAAAGTCTACAAGGACACTATCGCTCCTGAGCTCTTTAAAGAACTCGGTTACACATCCGTAATGCAAATTCCTGCCGTTAAAAAGGTAGTTGTGAGCATGGGTGTTGGCGAAGCTCTCACAAACAAGAAACTCCTTGATGCCGCAGTAACTGATTTAACTCAGATTACTGGACAGCATGCTGTAAAAACTAAGGCAAAAAAGAGTATTGCTAACTTTAAACTTCGTGAGGGCAATGAAGTTGGTGTAATGGTAACATTGCGCGGTAACATTATGTATGAATTTTTGGACCGCTTAATCAATGTTGCATTACCTCGTGTAAAGGATTTCCGCGGAATAAAATCAACAGGTTTTGATGGACACGGAAATTTCTCTCTTGGAATTACGGAACAGATAATTTTCCCAGAAATTGATTTCGATAAAATCGTAAAAATTGCTGGTATGAACATTTCTATCGTAACAAGCGCTCGCACAGATGCAGAAGCTCGTGCATTGCTGACCAAGTTCAATATGCCTTTCAGAAAGTAGGTGAGGATCAATGGCTAAGAAATCAATGGTTATCAAAGCAAATCGCACACCAAAGTATAGCACTCGTCGCTATAACAGATGTCAGATTTGTGGTCGTCCACGCGGTTACTTGCGCAAATTTAAAATTTGCCGTATCTGTTTCCGCAAGTTAGCAGGTGAAGGCCTTTTGCCAGGCGTTACAAAATCAAGTTGGTAGTGGAGGAGAATAGAAATGAGTGCATCAGACCCAATAGCAGATATGCTCACTAAGGTTCGCAACGCAGTTCAGGCTCGCCACGAAAAAGTTGATGTTTCTACATCAAAACTCAAGCTTGAAATTGTTAAGATCCTTAAAACAGAAGGTTATATAAAGAATTTTAAGAAAGTTCAGGAGGAAGGTCATTCTATAATCCGTATTTTCTTAAAGTATGATGAATCAAACGATTCGGTTATCCACGGTATTGAAAAGATTTCAACACCTGGTCGTCGAGTTTATTCAGGTTACAAAGATCTGCCACGTGTTCTTAATGGATACGGAACATTGATCGTTTCTACTTCTTCTGGCGTTACAACTGGAAAGAAAGCAAGCGAAAAAATGGTTGGTGGAGAACTCGTTTGCAAAGTTTGGTAATAGGAGGAAGATATGTCAAAAATCGGTAAACTTCCTGTTACTATTCCAGCAGGAGTTACAGTTACAGTAAATGCAGGTGAAATTGTAGTAAAGGGACCAAAAGGCGAATTAAAGCAGCATGTAAATGATTGCGTTAAATTCGAGGTAAAAGATGGTACTCTCACAGTTACTCCTGTTGATGAATCAAAAGCGGCAAGGGCTTCTCATGGTCTTTATCGTGCTTTGGTTTTTAATATGGTAACTGGTGTTACACAAGGTTTTTCAAAAACTCTCGTAGTAAATGGTGTAGGATTTAGATCTGAAGTTCAGGGAAAGCACTTGGTTATGAACCTTGGTTTTTCTTCTGACTTTATCGCTGTAATTCCAGATGGACTTACTGTAACTACAGATGCTAGTGGCAAAGTTACGATTTCTGGTGCTGACAAGAAACTTGTTGGTGAATTCAGCGCACAAATCCGTAAACTTCGTCTCCCAGAGCCTTATAAAGGAAAGGGAATTCGTTATAGTGATGAAATTATCAGACGCAAGGTCGGAAAGACTGGCGTAAAATAAGGTGTAGCATAATGTTAAAGAAACTTAATGATAAAGCAAGAAAGCGCCTTCATCGTAAGGTTCATATCCGTAAATCAGTTTACGGAACTGCTGCTCGCCCACGTATGACTGTAACGCGCAGCAATACAAACCTTTACGCTCAGGTTATTGATGATGACGAAGGTGTAACACTTGCTTCAATTTCCACTTTGGAAAAAGAATTCGCTGAATTGAAAGCTAATATTGGCGATGCAGCAAAACTTGGTGAAGCGTTTGGAAAGCGTCTTCAGGACAAAAAAATTACAACTGTAGTTTTTGACCGCAACGGATATCTGTATCATGGTGTTGTTAAGGCACTGGCAGATGGAACCCGCAAAGCAGGTATCATTTTCTAGGAGAGTCGAATGGAACGCCAAAACAAGTTCGAAAGAGAAAGAGAACAGAAAGAATTCGTTGAAAAACTTGTTAGACTGAATCGTACAGCGAAAACCGTAAAAGGCGGACGCCGCATGTCATTCTCAGCTCTCACAGTTGTAGGCGATGGAAAAGGCCGCGTTGGATACGGATTTGGAAAAGCAAATGATGTATCCGAAGCTATTAGAAAGAGTATTGATAAGGCAAAAAGAAATTTGATTACAGTTCCTGTAAAAAATGGAACTCTCCCACACGAGATTCTTGGAAAATACAAGAGTTCTTCAATTTTTCTAAAACCTGCTTGTGCTGGAACCGGAATTATCGCTGGTGGTCCAGTGCGTGCAATTATGGATTCGATTGGAGCAACTGATGTAATTTCAAAATCACTCGGTTCTTCAAGCCCTGTCAATGTTGTAAGAGCAACTTTTGAAGCACTCCAGAATCTTATGGATGCAAAATCGGTTGCTGCAAACAGAGGTAAATCTCTACAGGAAATGTGGGGTTAATCATGGCTAAAAAAATAAAGGTAACTCTTGTAAAGAGTACAATCGGTCAAAATCCATCTAAGGTTGCTACTGTACGCAGCCTTGGACTTAAAAAGATTAGCTCTTCAAATATTTTGGAAGCAACACCAGCCATTCTTGGAATGGTTAATGCTGTATCACACCTGGTTACTATTGAGGAAGTAAAATAATGGCAGATTTCATATTGAGCGCACCAGAAGGTGCAAATAAGAAAAAACGCATTGTTGGTCGCGGTTCTTCATCAGGTCGTGGAACAACTGCGGGTAAAGGAAACAAGGGACAGCAGTCTCGTTCTGGTGGAAAGACATATATCGGTTTTGAAGGTGGGCAGATGCCACTTTATCGCCGTATTGCACATCGTGGTTTCTCAAATTACCCTTTCAAGAAAGAATTTGTTGTAGTAAACACAGTTCTTCTTGAACAAAAATATTCAGATGGCGAAACAGTAAACAAGGAAACTCTTGTTGCTAAAGGTTTAATCGCTAAGGTTGACTCTTTGGTAAAAATTCTTGGTACTGGAAATTTAACAAAAAAACTTACAGTTGATGTAGATAAGGTTTCTGCTTCTGCAAAAACTAAAATCGAAAGCGCTGGGGGCTCTGTTAAAACAGCTTCTGAAGACAACGCTAATTAAATAAGTACTGGAGACACACATGGCAAACAATCCGATTGTAAACATGTTTAGAATTAAAGAGTTGCGTAATCGCTTGCTCTTTACTTTAGCTATTCTTGCAATATACCGTCTAGGATGCGTGCTGACAATTCCTGGAATCAACGCTGAAGTGCTTGTCGCTTATTTCAACAATCTTGCAAAGAGTGGTGAAAACGCATTTGCCAGTTACATGGACTTTTTTGCCGGTGGTGCATTCTCTAATTTTTCTGTGTTCATGCTCGGTGTAATGCCGTACATTTCAACACAGATTATTTTGCAGTTGGCGCTGATTATCTTCCCTTCTCTTAAACGCATTGTTCAAGAAGATGGTGGTCAGCGTAAATTTGCAACCTGGACGAGAATCGGTACAGTTTTTGTATGTTTGATTCAGTCTCTGGCTGTAACTGTATATGCAAATAGCATTCCAGGTGCAATCATCTTGGAAAGCGACCTTGCATTCAGACTGCTTGCAATGCTCACTGTTACTACAGGTGCTATGATTACCGTTTGGCTTGGTGATCAGATTACAAGCCGTGGTATCGGAAACGGAATTTCAATTCTCATTTTTGCCGGTATCGTTGCTCGTCTTCCTCATGCTGTAATTGAACTTACACAAAAAGTTCGCAGCCATGAAATCAATGCCGTTGCTGTAATCGTTGTAATTTTGATGTTTTTTGGAATTATTGCGCTTGTAGTTTATGAACAGTCCGGCGAACGTAAAATCCCAGTTCACTATGCTAAGCGCGTGGTTGGACGGAAGATGTACGGTGGACAGAGTACTTATATTCCATTCAAAATAAATCCGTCGGGGGTTATTCCTGTAATTTTTGCATCATCGTTTTTAACATTCCCGTTACAGATTGTTTCTAGTATTGGTAGCAGCAAAGCTTCTGCTGGTTGGATTTCAAAATTATCCTACATACTGCAACCTACTGGAGTTACATACAACGTTTTGT
This portion of the Treponema pectinovorum genome encodes:
- the rpsQ gene encoding 30S ribosomal protein S17 produces the protein MAEQEVQTKKGAKRSFVGIVTSDKMDKTVVVSIDTKRMNPLYKKYVTQTKRCKAHDEKNEAHVGDKVLIVECSPISKDKCWRLAEIIERAK
- the rplN gene encoding 50S ribosomal protein L14; this encodes MLQMQSKLTVADNSGAKIVQVIKVLGGTHRRYAGIGDVVVVAVKEALPTSTIKEGTVEKAVIVRVSKEYRRPDGTYIRFDDNACVIVDADKNPKGKRIFGPVARELRDMDFMKIVSLAPEVL
- the rplX gene encoding 50S ribosomal protein L24, which codes for MEKKFRIRKDDTVQVIAGKDKGKRGTVVRVVAKKDAVIVSGVNMVKKAMKKRSQQDQGGIAEIEAPINISNVAMVCKKCGPTKIGYKIDGDKKIRVCRKCGEAL
- the rplE gene encoding 50S ribosomal protein L5, encoding MDKYVPRLKKVYKDTIAPELFKELGYTSVMQIPAVKKVVVSMGVGEALTNKKLLDAAVTDLTQITGQHAVKTKAKKSIANFKLREGNEVGVMVTLRGNIMYEFLDRLINVALPRVKDFRGIKSTGFDGHGNFSLGITEQIIFPEIDFDKIVKIAGMNISIVTSARTDAEARALLTKFNMPFRK
- a CDS encoding type Z 30S ribosomal protein S14; translation: MAKKSMVIKANRTPKYSTRRYNRCQICGRPRGYLRKFKICRICFRKLAGEGLLPGVTKSSW
- the rpsH gene encoding 30S ribosomal protein S8; protein product: MSASDPIADMLTKVRNAVQARHEKVDVSTSKLKLEIVKILKTEGYIKNFKKVQEEGHSIIRIFLKYDESNDSVIHGIEKISTPGRRVYSGYKDLPRVLNGYGTLIVSTSSGVTTGKKASEKMVGGELVCKVW
- the rplF gene encoding 50S ribosomal protein L6, coding for MSKIGKLPVTIPAGVTVTVNAGEIVVKGPKGELKQHVNDCVKFEVKDGTLTVTPVDESKAARASHGLYRALVFNMVTGVTQGFSKTLVVNGVGFRSEVQGKHLVMNLGFSSDFIAVIPDGLTVTTDASGKVTISGADKKLVGEFSAQIRKLRLPEPYKGKGIRYSDEIIRRKVGKTGVK
- the rplR gene encoding 50S ribosomal protein L18; amino-acid sequence: MLKKLNDKARKRLHRKVHIRKSVYGTAARPRMTVTRSNTNLYAQVIDDDEGVTLASISTLEKEFAELKANIGDAAKLGEAFGKRLQDKKITTVVFDRNGYLYHGVVKALADGTRKAGIIF
- the rpsE gene encoding 30S ribosomal protein S5, with the protein product MERQNKFEREREQKEFVEKLVRLNRTAKTVKGGRRMSFSALTVVGDGKGRVGYGFGKANDVSEAIRKSIDKAKRNLITVPVKNGTLPHEILGKYKSSSIFLKPACAGTGIIAGGPVRAIMDSIGATDVISKSLGSSSPVNVVRATFEALQNLMDAKSVAANRGKSLQEMWG
- the rpmD gene encoding 50S ribosomal protein L30, whose amino-acid sequence is MAKKIKVTLVKSTIGQNPSKVATVRSLGLKKISSSNILEATPAILGMVNAVSHLVTIEEVK
- the rplO gene encoding 50S ribosomal protein L15 translates to MADFILSAPEGANKKKRIVGRGSSSGRGTTAGKGNKGQQSRSGGKTYIGFEGGQMPLYRRIAHRGFSNYPFKKEFVVVNTVLLEQKYSDGETVNKETLVAKGLIAKVDSLVKILGTGNLTKKLTVDVDKVSASAKTKIESAGGSVKTASEDNAN
- the secY gene encoding preprotein translocase subunit SecY; amino-acid sequence: MANNPIVNMFRIKELRNRLLFTLAILAIYRLGCVLTIPGINAEVLVAYFNNLAKSGENAFASYMDFFAGGAFSNFSVFMLGVMPYISTQIILQLALIIFPSLKRIVQEDGGQRKFATWTRIGTVFVCLIQSLAVTVYANSIPGAIILESDLAFRLLAMLTVTTGAMITVWLGDQITSRGIGNGISILIFAGIVARLPHAVIELTQKVRSHEINAVAVIVVILMFFGIIALVVYEQSGERKIPVHYAKRVVGRKMYGGQSTYIPFKINPSGVIPVIFASSFLTFPLQIVSSIGSSKASAGWISKLSYILQPTGVTYNVLLVLLIVFFAYFYTQVTLNPTEIAKNIRENGGSIPGIRTDKTEEYMQKVLNRLVLPGSLYLAAIAVLPTIIQTLFGFPQSIAMLMGGTSLLILVGVDLDTMSQVEALLKMHHSEGLVKKGKLRSRNL